The following nucleotide sequence is from Cicer arietinum cultivar CDC Frontier isolate Library 1 chromosome 2, Cicar.CDCFrontier_v2.0, whole genome shotgun sequence.
taatcaaataaaaaaatgtcaatttatgaaataatgacatcataaatagtccccatgtaattgtcacgtcaaaacaattaaataaaaatgaagattataattatttaggtacaatagagtgtgataaaatttaatttaatttatttacacatagaataattattaatttaatagtaacaattactaaaaagatacatatataatatatatgaaaattttggggtgttacattaacATAGTAGTTGAAATTCTTTTATAGATAGAAAGGTAGAACCTTGTAATAGATCAAGACTGATATGTGGAAACAATGTGAAAACTAAGAACGATCTTGCTTTGAAGCACTtagtgaaaatctcacatttgtgaggactgACGTAATTCATGTTGGGTGAACCAGAACCAGATATATGCTTGTGTgatatctctatctctatccctatctctatttattatttattttacattcagtttttatattgattaattaatattgttgttttttcaCTAACCAAAAACTTTCttcgtttataaccaagatcaatcttgagttaaaacttttagtcttttaataggaattttaaaaaagggcaattataattcaaacctccttccttataattgatattgttaCTTCACACATGACATGCATGTATGGAGGCAATTTTTTACTACTTGTCTATAAATAGAAGTTTGAAGAACATGACAACgagttcatttttatttttattctgaacaGTGTGTTTAACATAAAACATTTGGATGATTCAAGATTACCTAATACGATGGTTGTTTGAAGAATGTATGTATCCATACTTAAGCAATAAATTCTTTACTTTCTATTTTATCATTGAATCAATTTAATTTCGACAACAGTATTATGCTATTTTTAGTATATTGATTCATTTTATTTAGTATaactttacaattaaaaaaaaaaaaaattattgcaacAATGTGTTATTGAGTCAATTATTAGTTCTTACTAGTAAGGTTAGAGAGGATAAAACCTCTTATCTCTAATACTCAAACTCCTACGTATCTCACAACTCAGTGCTTGAACCTACATTAACAACTAGAGaatcattaaaaattagttGATTCCATCACATCCAATATGAGAAGAATGGCAAGAATGGCATTCTTGATGATCATCCTAAAACAATCTTTCGATTGactttgaaaatttgaaatactaCGAGGGAGGTAAGTTTCAATCATTTCTTCCCTAGTAGCTAAATTGAAACAAAAGAGACCATGGAAACAGAGTGCACATTGATCCTTCCTTGTTAACAAATTATCGGAACCTCTCAATGCAACCACCCATACAAACAAAACTCTATCTATCCAATGCTTTACTGATATCTACTTTCAATGCAACCACCCATATGAATTATCATATGAATTATCCAAGATCAAATTATAttgaaatgtttatttttactaaaaagacgttcatttacttaaataaatagaatacaTGGATACAAAATAGTACAAATTGAATAtcgttaaaaacaaaaataatgaatatactaataaattaactgacctaaattaataatataaaataaaaaaatatttataaataagagaaaacttataaatataataaaattaaaattttgaaatactaATACTCGTAGATCTGTAACATTGACGAAGTCAAAAtcattgatatttattattgttattttgataaagcatgagaaattttttaattattattgttattttgtattttttttgtaagaaccaaaaatgtaatttaaagttaaattattttaaggAATTTGCAATGATACATGGAATGAGGGAAAAACTTcgagtcaaaaaataaaaacccaGCCGGCATAGCAGTGGATCTCAGCAAATGCGTTTTACATGAACATACCGAAATTCACATCAACTGCGTCTACACTAGTCATCGCGCCGCGTTCTCATATGATTCATTTTTTCCTCtaaaaatctaaatctaaattgAACACAACTGGAAGTTCCGTATAATCGGTTCTAGAAGCTTCCACTTGTTCAGTTCACCAAAGATGGCGGAATCAATTTTCAGAACCTTAAGAGATGGCGCTTTAGAAGGAGAACTTGCACCTACTCTCACAATCAAAGACTCTCTCTCTTCACCTTTTGCCTTCCATGTTTTTTCTCACATTCTTCTTCAACTCTCTTCACACATCATCGCTCAAAAATCTCAATCACAGTTCGTTTACTTTCCCTAAATCACCATACTCTTTTCtccatcattattattattatctaactcttatacattattattattattcttatgtAGTGGTATTGTGATTGTTGCGCTTTCTCGGAGTCCTTCCTTTTATGCTGCTTTGTTCAAGAATAAGGGAGTGGAACTTGCGTCTTCTAACACAcggtaattatttttaacttatcgTTTCAATTTATGGTTTTTACTATTTGGtcatttgaaaaattagggcGTGTGTATTTCATTacaacattttcaatttttactttGTATGTGGTGGATGGAATTCTTACAACTGTGAGATCGGCCATGTTGTATGGGTTGAAGAGTTGGGTGGTAAAAAGCCAACATGACGATAAAATAAGTGTAGTAGAGATGTGAATGCTGTGTTGGGTGTGTGGAAAGACTAGACGAAATAGGATTAGAAATGATAACATTAAAGAGAGAGTTGGGTTGGAGTAGCACCTATATTAGAAAAGATGGTAGAAACTTGGCTTAGGTGATTTGAACATGTGGAGATGAAACCAGATCAATGTTGTTAAATAGTGGATATAGCAGCCTAAAACACTATAACGTAGCagaatttaaacaaatatatattgttCCGCAAtatgctatttagtacaaatTGTTGCAATAGCGGTTATAGCAGCGCTATCGCACTGTTGCGTAGCGGAGTTTGAACAAACCATTATTTTACATAATTCTAGGTTGACAACATTGCTGTAGATTTTATAGTAAGGAGAATATATCAAATGGAGGTAGTGAAATCTCTATAGGTAGAGGAAGACATATAAAAGTTATAAGAAAAACTATTAGGAAAGACCTAGAGGTTAATGAGCTGGAAAGAGATATGTTATATAATACAACGTTATGACATTGTTTGATCCATGTAGCCCGGTCCCTGGCCCTACTTAGTTGAATAAGGTTAAGTTGTTTCTGTTGATGTGGTGGCTGAAATGACAATTGGttatggattttcctttttaattgtGGCAGAGAGAATATGAAAGCTATCTTTTTGGAAACACTTAAAAACTTTAaacaatgttttgaaaatttcaaaatttttaaaaatattcaatctaTTTTTGAAATTCATTTTCAAAAGCTTCTATAATGTCTACTCTAATGTGTTATTTTGTAGGGTTCATGTTTTGGATTGTTATACAGATCCTCTTGGTTGGAAGGATAAGACAAGGGAATCTGGAAATTTCATTGACCCTTCTCATGAAATTTCAATTTCTACTAGTTGTTATAAAACAGTCAAGGATATCGATAAGTTGTTTTTGGCGATTACTGAACTGGGCAGAGGTATTGCTTGCTGTTAGGTTGTGAattgtgatatttttctttgaagaaaGTCTCATAGTGGTTTTCATGGTTTGAAAagaattgtttttttcttttggatGATTTTTTCAATTCATATACTTGCAGGGTTAGTTGGAGAAAATAAAGCCCGCATCTGTGTTGCCATAGACTCGGTAATAGTAATACCATTGACTTGACATAGCTTTGAATGAAGTTGAATTTACCTGTTGTAGTGAATGTTCTTTATTGCTATGTAATGAATATGGTTATTGGTGACTGTATATGCATTTAGCTGAATATTTTATGGTTATGAAACTTGTAAGAAGggtatgttttttcttttttcttttccaagCTATTAAGCTAATGCAGTAACCTTgatacaataataattttttaagattttactTCCCCTTGAGATTTTTATCTTATCTATGATTAGTAGTAGTACAGCCACAAACCTGAATAAGACTATTTCTCATTATAACTTTCGCTTTATGAAAAGGTAGTAGAGACTTAGAGCTCTTTGATGCTGCTTTATCTTTATTCTTTTCAGTTCACTTCTGATAGGTAACCCCACCTAATTAGTTGTTACTTAGTTGAAAATGATTAGGTTGAGTTAGTGATACAGTAAGGATGGGatttaatgtatataaataagaggaacagAGTAGAGGTATGATATCTTGTCATTTCAGAGAGAGTTGGGGCCTTTGGCTAGGGAAGTGTGCAGTTCATTTGTAACTAAGGAATATACCTCTATCTCTTTCTAATAAGAATTCTAATTCCTATCAACTTAGCTTGGGAACCGTAACTACCAAAAGATATACATTTTAAAGTTGGTTTCCATGACCTAATGTTATAAGCTTGGGAAAAACTGGAAAGTATGGATGGAATTTGACAGCTTGCCTCACCTTTGGAATTTTCTAGAATTAAATGAGCCATTAAGCAGTTATAAAGATATCATAATCATGTTACCATTTCATGTTGGAAACTATTTTTACGTATATCtgtatctatctatctatctaacCTTTTTGTGCCTGCAAGTTTCCAATTTTCCTTTTACCCTAAACTCCCTGAGCAAGAAGTTTTATAATAACTTTCAATATAGTTATTCTAATTAAGATTTAAGACTGTTTGGTTTCTTGGTTTTCTTGTATTATTTGTTTGTGTATATGTAATCCTAATAAATTCTTTTTGGATATTATCAGCTAAGTGAGCTATTGAGACATGCGTCTTTGCAGTCAGTTGCAAGCCTTCTAAGCAATCTGCGTAGCAATGGTAATTGCTCTTGTACCCTTTTGAATAAGGTTTCTTGCATAGTATGTCTAGTTTATTGTTGTTTAAttgagtaaaaatattttagagtaCCGGAATGTGTGGGATAGTTTATTATTTCAGCAGATATATTAATGGTACGGGTTGACTTGATGTGTCAGCAATATCTTCTCTTAATTCATTGCTGTTTTATGATTGCAGATCAAATTTCAAGTATATTTGGGCTATTGCATTCTGACCTTCATGAGGAGAGGACTGCAGCAGCTCTTGAGTACATGTCCTCCATAGTGGCCAGTGTAGAACCAGCTCACCATTCTTCAGAGAACTCCTTAACGGAGAAAAACTTTACCAAAGGAAAATTTAATGTCAGATTCAAACGCAGAAATGGACGAGTTAGAGCAACGGTgatctctttatttttgtttatgaaCATATTTGGAATggctaatcttaaaaattggtGCACTTATGTGAAATCTCTTGTATTCAGTGTGAAGAGTTTAAAGTTGAGGCTGGGGAAATCAGCTTCGCGTCTTTTTCAGCAGAAGATGGAACAACCATTTCGGGCCTCTTGCCAAAGGTCAGTCTTTATTTTCCTGTAGATGCAAAATTGGTGTTAACTGTGAAGTCGTGTCTCTTTCACTTAAGAAAAAACCAAAGTCCTAACAACCTAGATTTTCGGCCTGTTTGTTACAACCttttttaataatgatttttatagtaCTTTGTCTTtttgttataacttttttaaaaaagaattttaaaagtaAAGCTTCTAATGGGTTTAAATAGTTTAtgattaaatatcattttaaatatttcatctatttgctacaactttttttggataatgaaatttcaaaaaatgattaaaatgagaAGCTATTTTGATAGctcttcataaaaataatttgagagataccaatttttaaaaaatgttatttttatcgtgctaaaatctctaataacgaatataagttattgaatgtcaaaattacttttttctaATCAGTAACAAATGAGTTAAAAATAACTTCTACTATTGTTAAGTAAgttatcataaaaatcatttttagaaatataaagttaaaatcacttttttaaaaatataaaacaaacgggcccattattagagattttaaataGTTTCCTGATAAATATCAGGATCTATAAAAGAGatcttatttttgttgaatTCCCATTCTCCTAAAGGCTTGCTGTTTTGGTCAAGGGAACACAGACAAGGTACTTTTTTAAGGAAATGAAAATTTAGATGCTAGGTGTGCGGTGTGCCTATTTGATGTTTTGGTTGAACCTTCCAGAGcttctaaaataaaatgtagGATTTCAAATTGTGGGCCAAATTGGCCCATTACAGCAGGTGCAATCTGCTATCACAATCTAATGCAGTTGCAGTGAGTGCCTCAACCTAGATGATTGCATAATATAGTTTTTATGATAGAATCAGTGTGTTATATATCTTATTTGCAACGGGTATAACTTGTCTTGGAAGCATCTCATGGGCTGATGCCATGCGTACACATTATAAGTACTTAGTTTGTTCACTTACTCGTATATACGCAtgaagatattttttataacagtTTACATATATATACGTACACACAGTCACAAACACTTGTAAGGAAATGTCAGACCAAACAAGAAATGGTGTGATATGAAGTTTGATTTCTTTTCATAGACTGCAAATAAATAGCAggtagatttttattttttatgtttttaacagGTACAATTCAATCTTCAGCTATCAGAGAAGGAGCAAAATGATAGGGCAAAGGTTGTGCTTCCTTTTGAACACCAAGGTATGATATAGGTTTTTATTTGCTCCATTGATTTCAGTGTTTCAATTATATATGCACTCTTATGCTTAAGCTTTTTGTCTTTCTTTTAGGAAATGGTAGACCAATACAAATTTATGATGGTAGAAGGTCCCTTGAAGAGAACAGCAGTGAGGGGCCACCTCTTTCAAGGGGTAAAAAGGAGGATTCTTCCCTAGGTGAGATTAtatattttcgtgattcagatGATGAGATGCCAGATTCTGATGAGGATCCAGATGATGATTTAGATATATGAATGTGCTTTGGGTAGTGTCTTCTGTATCTCTAGGTGACTTAGATTAGGTTTGTGatcaaacaaaattatatttaaaataaacctGGCCTATATATTGTTTGGTTGCTAATGCTCAGAAGTGAACTACATATCACATTCCATCATATTGTACAGCCTACATAGAAACTTGATTTGGTTTCTATGATTTTTGGAACGTTTCTGCCTAGTGCTCACTGCTCAGTCTCTACAAACCTGTTTTATTGCGTTTGAcaattttatctcaaaaaataaaatagatttgttttcaagaaaaatcaatGCTTCGTGTGAATGGTGGggaatttaaatataatttagtgaCA
It contains:
- the LOC101501553 gene encoding elongator complex protein 5, which translates into the protein MAESIFRTLRDGALEGELAPTLTIKDSLSSPFAFHVFSHILLQLSSHIIAQKSQSHGIVIVALSRSPSFYAALFKNKGVELASSNTRVHVLDCYTDPLGWKDKTRESGNFIDPSHEISISTSCYKTVKDIDKLFLAITELGRGLVGENKARICVAIDSLSELLRHASLQSVASLLSNLRSNDQISSIFGLLHSDLHEERTAAALEYMSSIVASVEPAHHSSENSLTEKNFTKGKFNVRFKRRNGRVRATCEEFKVEAGEISFASFSAEDGTTISGLLPKVQFNLQLSEKEQNDRAKVVLPFEHQGNGRPIQIYDGRRSLEENSSEGPPLSRGKKEDSSLGEIIYFRDSDDEMPDSDEDPDDDLDI